The following is a genomic window from Candidatus Omnitrophota bacterium.
AGCGCCCCGCGCATCAGGCCCCAGTCCTCGACATAGCTCGCCGGGATGGGCAGCGCTGAATAGCCGGCCTTCTGGATATAGTTTGACAGCTTAAGGGCTATCTCATCTACCAGGGAGTTGACCCTTTTGTAATGGAAGGCGTAGATCTTTGACGGCTTATTCGCGATAGTCTCGATTATCCTGCCTGCGAGGCGCACGCCTATCGAGATGCCGTAATCGAGCCCGTTAAGGACGGATTTCGGCTCGACAAAAAATCCGTCTTTTATAGACGACACGTCGGCGACGCCGAAGAGCGAAGCGCCATCGCCCTCCGCCGCCGCTTTCAATTTTTCGTAATTACTTAAAGAATCTTTTCCTTGCATCAGCTAATTTCTCAAAGTCCTTATAATCGGTCATATCGAAATGGAGCGGCGTTATGGAGATGTAGCCGTCGCGCACCGCGACCGCGTCGACGAGATCGTCGCCTCTCACCTCGGCCCTGTAACTGCATAGCCAGTAATAGAGGCGCCTGTTCGGGTCCTCGCGCATGTCGTAATCTTCATGATAGAAAGTCGACATCCCCTGCCGCGTTATCTTTACCCCTTTTATCTTCGATCTCGGGAGCGCCGGGACGTTGACATTGAGCAGCGTAGTGACAGGGAGCTTCTTTTCGAGCATCAGTTTCGCGAGTTTATGCGTAAAATCCACGGCCGCCTCGAACTTTTCCCATTTAAACGACGCAAGAGAGACCGCGAACGCAGGGACGCCGAGTATCGCCCCCTCTGTCGCGCCCGAGACCGTCCCGGAATAGAGGACGTTTATCCCGAGGTTCGGCCCGCGGTTCAAGCCGGATATGATCAGGTCCGGTTTTTTCTTCTTCATTATGTTCATCAGCCCGATCTTCACGCAATCGGCCGGCGTGCCTGTTATCGCGTAGCCGAAATATTTCCCGTCGCGGCGCGCCTCGTTGACGCGCAACGGCACCGATAGCGTTATCGCGTGCCCCTGCGCAGAACGTTCGGCGTCAGGCGCCACAACCGTCACCTCGGCTATCGACTTTAATTTTTTCTGCAGGGCGGCTATGCCCGGCGAATATATGCCGTTGTCGTTAGTTAATAATATCCGTTTCATTTCATCTCTATCAATTCGTATTCGAGGTTCCCGAGGCCTATCTCTGCGCCGTACCTGAGCTGCGCCTCC
Proteins encoded in this region:
- a CDS encoding reductive dehalogenase domain-containing protein, with translation MQGKDSLSNYEKLKAAAEGDGASLFGVADVSSIKDGFFVEPKSVLNGLDYGISIGVRLAGRIIETIANKPSKIYAFHYKRVNSLVDEIALKLSNYIQKAGYSALPIPASYVEDWGLMRGALSHKEIGRLAGNGFIGRSGLLINPEYGAAVRYATVLTDMPLKSDKPVDISCGECAACVAACPAKAIKKDAKDMDLNACRELLKAFANRAGIGHSICGICVKTCKGENSPRG
- the surE gene encoding 5'/3'-nucleotidase SurE codes for the protein MKRILLTNDNGIYSPGIAALQKKLKSIAEVTVVAPDAERSAQGHAITLSVPLRVNEARRDGKYFGYAITGTPADCVKIGLMNIMKKKKPDLIISGLNRGPNLGINVLYSGTVSGATEGAILGVPAFAVSLASFKWEKFEAAVDFTHKLAKLMLEKKLPVTTLLNVNVPALPRSKIKGVKITRQGMSTFYHEDYDMREDPNRRLYYWLCSYRAEVRGDDLVDAVAVRDGYISITPLHFDMTDYKDFEKLADARKRFFK